In Bradysia coprophila strain Holo2 unplaced genomic scaffold, BU_Bcop_v1 contig_350, whole genome shotgun sequence, a genomic segment contains:
- the LOC119081087 gene encoding uncharacterized protein LOC119081087 has product MPRKYKPNLKNKIYRRADPENMSKAIHAIESKSLSIRKAAAKYNINYSAVFRRLKRLPGSIKAHGGQPALNANEESFIVHRIQICADWGYPLDAFTLRMLVKQYLDELGKVIKRFKNNVPGRDWAYSFLHRHKKEISERLCQNIKRSRAAVSPEVITDYFKLLENELKDVPPQNILNYDETNLRDDPGKKKVIVRRGCKYPERVMNSSKSSTSIMFSAAGDGTILPPYVVYKAVHLYGSWTQNGPKYTRYNRTKSGWFDSQCFEDWVRTIAIPYLKKLTGKKVLIGDNLASHVSMELIRLCLEHDIHFIYLPANSTHLTQPLDVAFFAPLKRYWRQILEQWKLKAGRNMSCVPKDKFPRLLNNLMKKIEVNGSNNIKSGFRKCGIIPIDKDEVLKMFPVESNNSDNQPTQEIEALDKAFVNLLKSMRYEETGKPQKKSKLKIAAGKSAAVENFDSDSGSDNEFNETDQEFNETERESDFEENEDIEIKVLPTEGNNKSISASISDESPDQFLQAKAWIG; this is encoded by the coding sequence ATGCCAAGAAAATATAAGCCCAacctgaaaaataaaatataccGTAGGGCAGATCCCGAAAACATGTCTAAGGCCATTCATGCTATTGAGAGTAAATCATTGTCTATACGGAAAGCCGCTGCGAAATACAATATCAATTATTCAGCTGTTTTCCGGCGTCTCAAAAGACTTCCGGGGTCAATTAAAGCTCATGGTGGCCAACCTGCATTAAATGCTAACGAAGAATCGTTTATTGTGCACAGAATCCAAATTTGTGCAGACTGGGGGTATCCGTTGGACGCATTTACACTGAGAATGCTGGTCAAACAATATCTGGATGAATTAGGGAAGGTCATTAAAAGATTCAAAAATAACGTTCCTGGGCGAGACTGGGCCTATTCGTTTTTACATCGCCATAAAAAGGAAATATCGGAAAGACTATGTCAAAATATCAAACGAAGTCGGGCAGCTGTGTCCCCAGAAGTTATAACCGATTATTTCAAGCTCTTGGAGAACGAATTGAAGGACGTTCCacctcaaaatattttaaactaCGACGAAACCAATCTGCGAGACGATCCTGGGAAGAAGAAAGTTATTGTACGAAGAGGTTGCAAGTACCCAGAAAGAGTCATGAATAGCAGCAAGTCTTCAACTTCGATTATGTTCAGTGCCGCTGGAGACGGTACAATATTGCCGCCTTACGTTGTGTATAAAGCTGTTCATTTGTACGGCTCGTGGACACAAAACGGACCGAAGTATACCCGTTATAATAGAACCAAAAGTGGTTGGTTTGATAGTCAGTGTTTTGAAGATTGGGTACGCACCATAGCCATTCCTTACCTTAAAAAGCTTACCGGAAAGAAAGTTCTGATTGGGGACAATCTTGCTTCGCACGTATCAATGGAATTAATTCGTTTATGTCTGGAACACGATATTCACTTCATATACTTGCCAGCAAATTCTACTCATCTAACACAACCATTAGATGTTGCGTTTTTTGCACCACTGAAGCGATACTGGCGTCAAATACTCGAGCAATGGAAACTTAAAGCTGGAAGGAACATGTCCTGTGTGCCAAAGGACAAATTTCCGCGTTTGCTgaacaatttaatgaaaaaaattgaggtgAATGGTTCGAACAACATTAAGTCAGGATTCAGAAAATGTGGAATCATTCCAATTGATAAAGACGAagtcttgaaaatgtttcccGTCGAGTCAAACAATTCCGACAATCAACCAACTCAAGAAATCGAAGCACTTGACAAAGCTTTCGTGAATTTGTTGAAATCGATGCGCTATGAAGAAACCGGTAAACCGCAGAAAAAATCAAAGCTAAAAATTGCGGCTGGAAAAAGTGCTGcagtggaaaattttgattccgACTCCGGCTCTGATAACGAATTCAACGAAACCGATCAAGAATTCAACGAAACTGAACGTGAATCAGACTTTGAAGAGAACGAAGACATTGAAATCAAAGTATTGCCAACGGAGGGCAACAACAAATCAATCTCTGCG